A region of the Clostridium estertheticum subsp. estertheticum genome:
AGTTAGATAAAGGAGAGCAGAATAAAGTGGTTGCTATGAATAATTTATTAGACCAGTTTATAGCTGCTGATAAATATGTATTTGTTACACCACTTTGGAATTTTACAATACCTCCAATGATGAAAGCGTATTTAGATAATATATGTATAGTTAATAAGACATTTAAATACACACAAAATGGACCAGTTGGACTTTTAACTGATAAAAAAGCAGTTCATATTCAGGCTAGAGGAGGCGTTTATTCTGTTGGACTCGCTGCTGATCTTGAATTAGGAGACAGATATATAAATACAATATTAAATTTTATTGGGATTACAGATAAACAATCAATTATTGTAGAAGGTATGAATTCGGCTCCAGATAAAGCAGATGAAATAAAGAAAAATGCTATAAACGAAGCAAGGAAAGTAGCACAGAAATTTTAATATCTAATTATAATTGTTTTATTAATTAATACGACAAAGCTCCCTTTCTTAAATCAAAGAAGGGGAGTTTTGTCGAGTTAAAAAGATAAGTATAGATAAAATTTGTAAGTATTATGGTATACTTTATAAATGAATTAGAAACAGGAATAACTGGGGGAGAATAATACATGGCTATATTAACAATTTTATATTTTTTATGTGGAATTACATATGTGATTTTGGGTATTATTACATTTTTAAATGATTCAAAAAATGAATTAAATAAACTATTTTCTGTAATGGCCATAAATTTGGCATTATGGTCGTTTATGTTCTTCTTGATGAATGGTTCAAGGAATGCTAAAGCTGCAAGTGATTTTTATTTATATGCTACATTTTTTTGGTCTATTTTTTATTGTTTATTTTTAAATTTTATAATTATTTTAACTAATAAAGGCGCTTTTTTTAAAAAGAAATTCGCTTATATAATTTTATATTTGCCAGCATTAATATCTATTTATCTTTATGTTTTCCATACAGAAACATCGCAAAACTTTGTTGAGACAAATTTAGGTTGGGCTTATATATCATCAAAAAATAAGGGATTTATTTGGTCGAATTTTTTCAATATATATTGGTTTTCTTATATAATTTCAGTTATATTCTTATTATTTAAATGGTGGAGGAATTCAAAAATAGTAAGGGAGATAAAACAGGCAAAACTTATATTGGTAACAACTTTTATTGCAGCTGTTGCAGGTGGGATTACAGATAGTCTAATTCCAATGATTAGAAGGCCAGTTATGCCGTGTATTGGTATTATATTTATTGTAATACCTGTAATTGGAGTATGGTATTCTATTAAAAAATACAAATTAATGGACCTTAATCCTGAAAATTTTGCTCTAGAGGTTTTGAAAATAATGAGTGAAGGGTTAATTATTGCAAATCATGAGGGTATTATAAAAGATATTAATAAAGGGGCGCTTGAATTATTAGGTTATGATAAAAGTATGATAATTAATAAACCTATAAACTATTTATTCACAGATAAGATAGAATTATCTAAATTAACAAACTGTAGTAGTTTTGAAATTGAAGTTTTACAAAGTAACAATAATAAATTATCAATACTTTTGTCTTCTTCAGTATTAAAGGATGAGTGGGGAGATTCACTGGGGATTGTTTGCATTTTTCAGGATATATCTGAAATTAAACATGTTCAGCAAAAACTGAAGAAATCATATGATGAACTTGAAATTAAGGTGGGGGAGAGAACTAGGGAGTTAAGTAGTTCTAATGAAGAACTCGAGTGTGAAATAAGTTCACGTATAGATATGGAATTTAAAATTAAAAAATTAGCATATTATGATTTCTTAACGGGGTTACCAAATAGAACATTATTTATTGATAGATTAAATCAGGAAATTTTTAATGCGGCTCTAAGTAAAAGTTTCCTAGGGGTATTATTCCTTGATTTAGATTCCTTTAAAAGGATAAATGACACAATGGGACATGCAAAAGGTGATGAGCTTTTAAAAATGGTCTCAAAGAGGTTAATAAATACAATGTTGGAAAGTGATACAGTTTGTAGAGTTGGAGGAGATGAATTTCTTATTCTGATTCAAAATATAAAAAACAACGAAGAGATTAAAGCTGTATCAGAAAAAATACTTGCTGATCTTAAAAAACCTTTTATAATAGATAATACTGATTTATATATAACTACTAGTATTGGTGGGTCCATTTATCCAATGGATGGTAGTGATGTAGAAACATTAATAAAAAATGCTGATATCGCAATGTATAAGGCAAAAGAAAAAGGTAGGAACAAATTTGAGCTTTGTACTGAAATTATTAAGGAAAGTTTAGTTGAAGAGATGAAGTTAACAAAGAGTTTATTTGGGGCAATAGAGAGAAATGAACTAGAACTATTTTATCAACCACAAATTAGTTTAATAACAGGTAAAATAATTGGTCTAGAAGCCTTAATAAGGTGGAACAATACAGAACTAGGAATGGTAAATCCAATAGATTTTATCCATATAGCAGAAAAAACAGGGTTGATATTGCCAATAGGTGAATGGGTACTTAAAACTGCATGTAAACAAAATAAAGAATGGAAAGATAAGGGTATTTTAAATGTACCTATAGCAGTTAATATTTCAGTGAATCAATTTCAAAACACAAAAATAATTGAAGATATTATCACAATTTTAAAGGAAACAGGGTTAGACCCAAATGATTTGGAAATAGAAATAACAGAAAATATAATAATGAAAGAGACAGAGTACATCATTGAATCTTTAAAGCAATTAAAACAACTTGGGATAAAAATTGCAATAGATGATTTTGGTACAGAATATTCTTCTTTAAATTATATTAAACAATTACCAGTTGATAAAATTAAGATAGATATTTCTTTTGTTAGAGGTATAAATATAAACAATAAAGATGAAGCAATAATTAAGGTTATAATTGCATTAGCTAAAAATTTAGAATTAAAGGTAATTGCTGAAGGGGTAGAGACAAAGGATCAGATTGAATTTTTGAAAAAAGAAGGGTGCGATGAAATACAAGGGTATTACTATTATAGACCGATCCCGGCAAAAAAAATAGAAGAACTAATGGAAAAAATTAACAAATCCCAGTAATCTTATATAGATAAATTTAAGAAAAGGTATAGCAGAACTTTGCTATACCTTTTGTAATATAATTTGTTTTGTAGAAAAGAATTTATATCTATGATAGTTTAACTTCTAATAAGCCATTTCCATTTAAATAATAATCATTTTCATGGACTGATAAGTTTATGGGTATTTCATTCTCGTTTTGTATTTGAAGGGTTTCTTTAGTAAATTTAATATTTAAAAGTGCACCTCTAAACATTATTTTGAAGGAACATGAGCACCAATGATCCGGTATGAATGGGTTTAAAATTAACTTATTATTAATAACTCGAAGCCCTCCAAAACCATGCACTACTGCCATCCAAGTTCCAGCCATGCTAGTTGTATGACAGCCATCTTTTGTGTCATTATTATAATTATCAAGGTCAAGTCTAGATGCCCTTAAATACATATCATAAGCTTTTTCATGATTTCCAATTTTAGCAGCGAGTATTGTATGAATACAAGGAGACAAGGACGACTCATGTACAGTTCTTGGTTCATAGAAATCAAAATTTCTTTTAATTGTAGCCATGTCATATTCCTGCTCAAATAAATAAATACCTTGAAGTACATCAGCTTGTTTTATAAAGCATGAGCGAAGTATTCTATCCCATGACCAGTTTTGATTTATTGGAATATTTTTTTTATCTAGATCTTTGACTAATATTTGCTCTTTATCCATGTAACCATCTTGTTGAAGGAAAATTCCAAGTTCTTCATCAAGAGGATAGTACATGTTCTTAATTATGTTTTTCCAATTAATTATCTCATCATCCTTAAAATTAACCTTTGATTTTAGTTCATCTAATGTTTTACCTTGATGTTCATTTAAAGAATTTATAACATTAAGGGTATACTGCATCGTCCAACAGGCAATTTTATTAGTATACCAATTATTATTTACATTATTTTCATATTCATTAGGTCCAGTAACACCTAAAATTACATATTTATTTTTTTTGCTTGAAAAAGTTGCCCTTTGAGCCCAGAACCTTGATATAGCTATAAGCACCTCAAGACCAAATTCATAAAGGTAAGACTTGTCACCAGTGTAGTTTACGTAATTATATATAGCATAAGCTATGGCTCCATTTCTATGGATTTCTTCAAAAGTTATTTCCCACTCGTTATGGCATTCTTCTCCATTCATTGTAACCATTGGATATAAAGCTGCTCCATCTTTAAAACCTAATTTCTTTGCATTTTCTATGGCTTTGCCTAATTGGTTATATCTATATAATAAAAGATTCTTTGATACTTTTTCCTTTGCTGTACTTAAATAGAAGGGGATGCAGTAAGCTTCAGTATCCCAGTAGGTGCCACCACCATATTTCTCACCAGTGAAACCTTTTGGCCCTATGTTTAGTCTATAATCTTCTCCTGTATAGGTTTGATTTAATTGAAATATATTAAATCGGATGCCTTGCTGAGCAGATACATCACCTTTTATAACTATATCACTTTCTCTCCATTTTTCACTCCAAGACTTAGATTGTTCCTCTAAAAGCATCTCAAATCCATCTTTTTTAGCAATGCTTGCAAGTTCTCTAGTTATTTTAATTAATTCTTGTAATTTATAATACCTTGATGAGCTATTTGCAACATATTTATAAATTACAAGTTCATCATTTTTATAACAATCGACTGAGACAGTATTCGAAACATATTTTTCGCTTTCATTAAGTGTTACAATTGGTTTAATTATTTCACCATTTTTAGTTAGCTGGAAAGTCATGCTTGTACATACGTGGAAATCTAATTTCTTAGTTTTTAACATCACATATGCTTCATATGGTTTAGCTCCTTTTGAAGTCTCATCCCAAAATGTTTCATCATAGTTGGAATCACAGTTCACAACGTTTCCATCAAGGTAAGGTGAAACTTCTAATTTGCCGCTGAAATTTAATAACCTAATAGAATACTTTATAACACCTATCTCACTGCGGGTCATGCTTATAAATCTTTTAGCGTTTACTTCAATCTCATTTCCATTTTCTAGTGTAGCCACAAAACTTCTTTTCAGGTATCCTTCTTTCATATTCAAAACTCTTTTAAATTCACGAACACTGCACTTAGCAAGGTCTAAAGTAATGTCATTAACTTTAATGTTTATTCCGATCCAATTTGTTGAGTTTAAAACCTTAGCAAAATATTCTGGGTATCCATTTTTCCACCAACCAACTCTTGTTTTATCAGGATAGTAAACTCCAGCTATATAGTTTCCGCTAAGAGAATTACCGCTATATGCTTCTTCAAAATTTGCTCGTTGTCCCATAAAACCATTACCTAAGCTGAAAATACTCTCAGATATTTCGTTATTACAAGCATTAAAACCCTTTTCAATAATGTTCCATTCGTCAAGTTCATAATAATGTTTCATTAAAAGCCTCCTTGCTAGTCTCGTAGTTAATCAATTAATAGTTCCAATTTATCAAAAGTCATATCAGAAAATCCCGAAAGGACTAAATTAGCTTTTTTTAGTATATTTTTAGAACCTATACCGATGCAGTACATTCCAGCATTAATTGCAGCATCGATTCCAGACTGGGCATCCTCAAATACAATACACTGACAAGGTGGTGTGTTTAGTGCAAAAGCACCTTTTAAGAAAACTTCAGGATTTGGTTTTGTGCTAGAAACTTTTGTTCCATCAATAATAGCATCAAAATAATCCGTTAATTTTAAGTTTTTAAGGATAAGCATAGAATTCCTACTTGCAGAACCTAAGGCAATTTTTAATCCATTTATTTTAATGCTTTCTAAAAAGTCTATAACTCCAGGTAAAATATCAGCGGGGGTTAGTTTAGAGATATATTCTACATACCAGATATTCTTTTTAGCTGCTAGTTTAATTTTTGCATCATTATCTAAT
Encoded here:
- a CDS encoding FMN-dependent NADH-azoreductase, whose translation is MSKILYITANPKTKENSFSLAVGYEFLETYKKSNPSDEIITLDLYKTEVPFIDEVVFSAWGKLGAGVTFEKLDKGEQNKVVAMNNLLDQFIAADKYVFVTPLWNFTIPPMMKAYLDNICIVNKTFKYTQNGPVGLLTDKKAVHIQARGGVYSVGLAADLELGDRYINTILNFIGITDKQSIIVEGMNSAPDKADEIKKNAINEARKVAQKF
- a CDS encoding EAL domain-containing protein, with amino-acid sequence MAILTILYFLCGITYVILGIITFLNDSKNELNKLFSVMAINLALWSFMFFLMNGSRNAKAASDFYLYATFFWSIFYCLFLNFIIILTNKGAFFKKKFAYIILYLPALISIYLYVFHTETSQNFVETNLGWAYISSKNKGFIWSNFFNIYWFSYIISVIFLLFKWWRNSKIVREIKQAKLILVTTFIAAVAGGITDSLIPMIRRPVMPCIGIIFIVIPVIGVWYSIKKYKLMDLNPENFALEVLKIMSEGLIIANHEGIIKDINKGALELLGYDKSMIINKPINYLFTDKIELSKLTNCSSFEIEVLQSNNNKLSILLSSSVLKDEWGDSLGIVCIFQDISEIKHVQQKLKKSYDELEIKVGERTRELSSSNEELECEISSRIDMEFKIKKLAYYDFLTGLPNRTLFIDRLNQEIFNAALSKSFLGVLFLDLDSFKRINDTMGHAKGDELLKMVSKRLINTMLESDTVCRVGGDEFLILIQNIKNNEEIKAVSEKILADLKKPFIIDNTDLYITTSIGGSIYPMDGSDVETLIKNADIAMYKAKEKGRNKFELCTEIIKESLVEEMKLTKSLFGAIERNELELFYQPQISLITGKIIGLEALIRWNNTELGMVNPIDFIHIAEKTGLILPIGEWVLKTACKQNKEWKDKGILNVPIAVNISVNQFQNTKIIEDIITILKETGLDPNDLEIEITENIIMKETEYIIESLKQLKQLGIKIAIDDFGTEYSSLNYIKQLPVDKIKIDISFVRGININNKDEAIIKVIIALAKNLELKVIAEGVETKDQIEFLKKEGCDEIQGYYYYRPIPAKKIEELMEKINKSQ
- a CDS encoding family 65 glycosyl hydrolase domain-containing protein, which encodes MKHYYELDEWNIIEKGFNACNNEISESIFSLGNGFMGQRANFEEAYSGNSLSGNYIAGVYYPDKTRVGWWKNGYPEYFAKVLNSTNWIGINIKVNDITLDLAKCSVREFKRVLNMKEGYLKRSFVATLENGNEIEVNAKRFISMTRSEIGVIKYSIRLLNFSGKLEVSPYLDGNVVNCDSNYDETFWDETSKGAKPYEAYVMLKTKKLDFHVCTSMTFQLTKNGEIIKPIVTLNESEKYVSNTVSVDCYKNDELVIYKYVANSSSRYYKLQELIKITRELASIAKKDGFEMLLEEQSKSWSEKWRESDIVIKGDVSAQQGIRFNIFQLNQTYTGEDYRLNIGPKGFTGEKYGGGTYWDTEAYCIPFYLSTAKEKVSKNLLLYRYNQLGKAIENAKKLGFKDGAALYPMVTMNGEECHNEWEITFEEIHRNGAIAYAIYNYVNYTGDKSYLYEFGLEVLIAISRFWAQRATFSSKKNKYVILGVTGPNEYENNVNNNWYTNKIACWTMQYTLNVINSLNEHQGKTLDELKSKVNFKDDEIINWKNIIKNMYYPLDEELGIFLQQDGYMDKEQILVKDLDKKNIPINQNWSWDRILRSCFIKQADVLQGIYLFEQEYDMATIKRNFDFYEPRTVHESSLSPCIHTILAAKIGNHEKAYDMYLRASRLDLDNYNNDTKDGCHTTSMAGTWMAVVHGFGGLRVINNKLILNPFIPDHWCSCSFKIMFRGALLNIKFTKETLQIQNENEIPINLSVHENDYYLNGNGLLEVKLS
- the pgmB gene encoding beta-phosphoglucomutase produces the protein MRNIKAIIFDLDGVLVATAKYHYLAWKRLAKELNIEFSIEDNERLKGVSRMNSLDIILDIGGLTLDNDAKIKLAAKKNIWYVEYISKLTPADILPGVIDFLESIKINGLKIALGSASRNSMLILKNLKLTDYFDAIIDGTKVSSTKPNPEVFLKGAFALNTPPCQCIVFEDAQSGIDAAINAGMYCIGIGSKNILKKANLVLSGFSDMTFDKLELLID